The genomic DNA ATTTCTACGCTCGTGGTCGCTCTGGTGCCGATCATCGTGTTCGTCGTGCTGGTGTCGGTGGTGACCGTGCCGTTCGTCTCGTTGGGTCCCGGCCCGACGTTCGACACGCTCGGTGAGGTCGACGGCAAGAAGGTCGTCGACATCAAGGGTGACGTCAAGGTGCATCCGACGTCGGGGCACCTCAACATGACGACGGTGTCGCAGAGCGACGGGCTGACGCTGGGCCAGGCGCTGGCGCTGTGGATGTCGGGCCGCGAGCAGCTGGTGCCGCGCGACCTGGTCTATCCACCGGACAAGTCCAAGGAGCAGGTCGACAAGGCCAACAACGCCGACTTCAAGAACTCCGAGGAAGACGCCGAGTACGCGGCGCTGAGCTACCTGAAGTACCCGAAGGCGGTGACGGTCCAGGCCGTCGCCGATCCCGGGCCGTCGGCCGGTCAGTTGCGCCCGGGCGACGCCATCGACATGGTCAACGGCATCCCGGTGGCCAACGTCGAGGAGTTCACCTCGCTGCTGAAGAAGACCAAGCCAGGGGACCACGTCGTGCTCGACTACCGGCGCAAGAACGCCGGGATCGGCGTCACGACCATCACTTTGGGTTCCAACAAGGACCGGGACTACGGCTACCTCGGCACGACGGTGCTCAACGCGCCGTGGGCGCCGTTCGCCATCGACTTCAACCTGGCCAACATCGGTGGCCCGTCGGCCGGCCTGATGTTCAGCCTGGCCGTGGTGGACAAGCTGACCGACGGAAACCTCAACGGCGGCAAGTTCGTTGCCGGTACCGGCACCATCGGCGACGACGGCAAGGTGGGCCCGATCGGCGGCATCACGCACAAGATGCTGGCCGCGCGCGAGGCCGGCGCGACGGTGTTCATGGTGCCCGCCGAGAACTGCGCCGAAGCGGTGTCGGCCCACCTCGACGGGCTCAGCTTGATCAAGGTCGAGAACCTCACCGGCGCGGTCGACGCGCTGCACGCCGTGTCCGCTGGTGGCGAACCTCCCCGCTGCTGAGCGTGCGATCACCGCTGGTTGCGTAGAGTTCATATCGCAAGCTGGTTCAACAGACTGGAGCTGACGAGTGGGGATGCGGCCTGCGGCGAGGATGCCGAAGCTGACGCGACGAAGCCGGATCCTGGTCGGGATCGCGTTGCTGATCGTCGGTTTGTTGATGGTCGGCCCGCGACTGGTCGACGCCTACGTGGACTGGCTGTGGTTCGGTGAGGTCGGTTTCCGTTCGGTATTCAGCACCGTCCTGGTGACGCGACTGGTGGTCTTCCTGGTGGCCGGCGTCTTCATCGGCGCCGTGGCGTTCGGTGGAATGGCACTTGCGTACCGGTCGCGACCGGTGTTCGTGCCGGCGTCCGGGCCCAACGATCCGGTGGCCCGCTACCGCGCCACCGTCCTGTCGCGGTTGCGACTGTTCGCCATCGGGGTCCCGGCCTTCATCGGGCTGCTGGCCGGATTCGTGGCGCAGACCTACTGGGTGCGGGTGCAGCTGTTCCTGCACGGCGGCTCGTTCGGCATCACCGATCCCGAATTCGGCAAGGACCTGGGCTTCTACGCCTTCGACCTGCCATTCTACCGGCTCGTGCTCGGCTATCTGTTCGTCGGCGTCTTCCTGATGCTGGTCGGGAACCTGTTGGGCCACTACGTGTTCGGTGGCATCCGCCTGTCGGGCCGCCAGGGCGCACTCAGCCGCGCGGCGCGCATGCAACTGGTGTCGCTGGTGGGAATCCTGGTGCTGCTCAAGGCCGTTGCCTACTGGTTCGACCGCTACGAGCTGCTCAGCCACACCCGTGCCGGCAAGCCGTTCACCGGCGCCGGCTACACCGACATCAACGCGGTGCTGCCGGCGAAGCTGATCCTGCTGGCGATCGCGGTGATCTGCGCGGTGGCCGTGTTCTCGGCGCTGGTACTGCGCGACTTGCGGATTCCGGCGATCGGCTTGGTGCTGCTGCTGCTCAGCTCGGTGATCGTCGGGGCCGGCTGGCCCATGCTGGTCGAGCAGTTCAGCGTCAAACCCAATGCGGCGCAGAAGGAACGCGACTACATCAGTCGCAGCATCACGGCGACGCGCGATGCGTACGGGTTGACCGGTGATGCGGTGACCTACCGTGACTACAGCGGCAACGCGCCCGCCACGGCCGAGCAGGTGGCGGCCGACCGGGCGACGACGTCGAACATCCGGCTGCTCGACCCGACCATCGTCGGGCCGGCCTTCACGCAGTTCCAGCAGGGCAAGAACTTCTACAGCTTCCCGGACCAGCTGTCCATCGACCGCTACAACGGACCCGACGGCAAGCTGCGTGACTTCGTCGTGGCGGCACGGGAATTGAACCCCGACCGGTTGATCGACAACCAGCGCGACTGGATCAACAAGCACTCGGTCTACACCCACGGCAACGGTTTCATCGCCTCGCCCGCCAACACCGTGCGCGGGATCGCCAACGATCCCAACCAGAACGGCGGTTACCCGGAGTTCCTGGCCAGCGTGGTCGGCGCCAACGGCGCGGCCGTCTCACCCGGTCCGGCGCCGCTGGATCAGCCTCGGGTGTACTTCGGCCCGGTGATCGCCAGCGCGCCCTCGGATTACGCGATCGTCGGCAAGAACGGCGCCGACCGCGAGTACGACTACGAGACCAACACCGAGACCAAGAACTACACCTACGGCGGTACCGGCGGTGTGGACATCGGCAACTGGCTGGCCCGGTCGGTCTTCGCCGCGAAGTTCGCCGAGCGGAACTTCTTGTTCTCCAGCGTGATCGGGCCGAACAGCAAGATCCTGTTCAACCGCGATCCGGCCCATCGGGTTGAGGCGGTGGCGCCGTGGCTGACCACCGATTCGACGGTCTACCCGGCCATCGTCAACAAGCGCATGGTGTGGATCGTCGACGGCTACACCACCCTGGACAACTACCCGTACTCGGAGCTGACGTCGCTGTCGAGCGCGACCGCCGACTCGAATGAGGTTGCGGTCAACCGGATGTTGCCGGACAAGCAGGTGTCCTACATCCGAAACTCGGTGAAGGCCACCGTCGACGCTTACGACGGCACCGTCACCCTGTACGAGCAGGACGAGCACGACCCGGTGCTGCAGGCGTGGATGAAGGTGTTCCCGGACACCGTGAAGCCGAAGTCCGACATCTCCAAGGAACTCGCCGAACACCTGCGCTACCCCGAGGACCTGTTCAAGGTCCAGCGCATGCTGCTGGCCAAGTACCACGTCAACGACCCGGTGACGTTCTTCTCGACGTCGGACTTCTGGGACGTGCCGCTCGATCCGAACCCGACGGCCAGCAGCTTCCAGCCGCCGTACTACATCGTCGCGAAAGACCTTGCCACGGGCGGTGATTCGTCGTCGTTCCAGCTGACCTCGGCGATGAACCGGTTCCGCCGGGACTTCCTGGCCGCGTACATCAGCGCCAGTTCCGATCCGGCCACGTACGGCAAGATCACGGTGCTGACCATCCCGGGCCAGGTGAACGGCCCCAAGCTGGCGTTCAACGCGATCAGTACCGACACCGCCGTCAGTCAGGACCTGGGCGTCATCGGCCGGGACAACCAGAACCGGATCCGGTGGGGCAACCTCTTGACGCTGCCGGTCGGGCAGGGTGGGTTGCTCTATGTCGCACCGGTTTACGCCTCGCCGGGCGCCAGCGACGCGGCCTCGTCGTACCCGCGACTGATCCGCGTGGCGATGATGTACAACGACAAGGTCGGCTACGGCCCGACGGTCCGTGACGCCCTCAACGGCATCTTCGGCCCCGGTGCCGGCGCCACCGCGACCGGTCCGGCCCCGACCGATGTGCCGGCCGGTACGCCGCCTCCTGCGGCCGTTCCGGGGGCCGTCCAGCCGCCGGCCGCGGGACCGCAGCCCCCGCCGGTGGCAGTGCAGTCTCCTGGCGTGCCGCTCACGCTGTCGCCCGCGAAAGCTGCTGCCCTGCAAGATGTCAACGCGGCCCTCGACGGCATGCGTGCGGCCCAGCAGAGCGGCAATTTCGCCCAGTACGGCGCGGCGCTGCAGAAGCTCGACGACGCCATGGCCAAGTACCGCGACGCCAAGTAATCCAGTTCACAAAACTGCCCAACTCCTCCGGGAGCTGGGCAGTTTTGTGTTCGGCGGCGTTCGGCATCCGGTCCCAAAAACCCTGTCTGACCACACGATTTGGTTCATTCGGCAGCGTTGGGTAACGTTGTATTCACCGACGCGGGGTGGAGCAGCTCGGTAGCTCGCTGGGCTCATAACCCAGAGGTCGCAGGTTCGAATCCTGTCCCCGCTACTAGCGAGAAGGCCCCCGGAGATTTCTCCGGGGGCCTTCTTCATATACGGGTGAATGCGGTTCGCAGAGCGCGCATGTGGGGTCCAAGTCCTGAGAGTGGCTGTGCCGCAGCGGTGCAGCCCGCAAAGATGGCCAGTGGATCAGCCGGCTAGCTCGATCGTCCCTCCCGGGATCGCGTCGATCAACATTCGGGTGTAGTCGGACGTCGGGTTCTGGTACACCGCGTCGGTAGGCCCGGAGTCCACCACTTCGCCGCGGGACATCACGATCACGTCGTGGGCGATCTCCTTGACCACCGCCAGATCGTGGGTGATGAACAGATAGCTCAGGCCGAGCTCGTTCTGTAGGTCGCGCAGTAGCGTGAGGATCTGCGCCTGTACCAGGACGTCCAGCGCCGACACTGCTTCGTCGCACACCACCACCTCCGGATTGAGGGCGAGCGCGCGGGCGATCGCGACGCGCTGCCGCTGACCGCCGGACAGCTCGTTGGGGAAGCGCTGCATGACCGACTGCGGTAACGCGACCAGGTCCAGTAGCTCCTTCACCCGGGCGGTGCGGGACGACTTGTCTCCGATGCCGTGGATGTTCAGCGGCTCGGCGATCGCCCGATAGATCGAGTACATGGGATCCATTGACCCGTAAGGGTTTTGGAACACCGGCTGCACTCGACGGCGGAACTCCTTCGCCGCGGCGCCGCGCAGCGAAGTGACGTCCTTGCCGTCGAAGTGCACCGTGCCCGAGGTCGCCTCCAACAGCCCGAGCACCATCCGCGCCACCGTCGACTTTCCCGAGCCGGACTCGCCGACCACCGCGGTGGTCGTCCCGCGCCGCAGGGTGAAACTGACATCGTTCACGGCGCGGAAAGTCGAGCCGCCGCGGAAGGGGACGGCACCGCGGATCGGGAAGTCCTTGACCAGGTTCGTCGCGACCACCACGTCCTGAGGACCGGACGAAGCGTGCTGGGAGGTGCCAACCTTGAGCGGCAGAGCCTGGTCGCCGATGAGCTCACCGCCTGTACGCCGGGAGGCCAACGAGGGCGCCGCGCGCACCAGCCGCTTGGTGTACTCGTGGTGCGGGTCCTGCAGGATCTGCAGGGCGGGTCCCGACTCGACCACCCGCCCCTTGTACATGACGACCAGGTGGCTGGCGCGTTCCGCGGCCAGACCGAGATCGTGCGTGATGAGCAGGACCGCCGTGCCGAGCTCGGTGGTCAATCCCTCGAGATGGTCGAGGATCTGCCGCTGCACGGTGACGTCAAGGGCCGAGGTCGGCTCGTCGGCGATCAGCAGCTTCGGCCGGCACGCCAGTCCGATCGCGATCAGTGCCCGCTGGCGCATGCCGCCCGAGTACTCGTGCGGGAACTGATTGACCCGCTTGTCGGCGTCGCGCATGCCGGCCTCGCTGAGCAGCGCGATGGCGCGTGTGCGCGCGTCGCCACGCTTCGCCGCACCATTGGCCTGCAGGGTTTCGCGGATCTGGAATCCGACGCGCCACACCGGGTTGAGGTTGGTGTTGGGGTCCTGCGGGACCAGCCCGATGCCGCTGCCGCGGATCTTCTCGAAGTCGCGGCGGGACGCGGCGGCCAGGTCCTGGCCGTCGAAAAGGAT from Mycolicibacterium phocaicum includes the following:
- a CDS encoding YlbL family protein, which translates into the protein MNRRISTLVVALVPIIVFVVLVSVVTVPFVSLGPGPTFDTLGEVDGKKVVDIKGDVKVHPTSGHLNMTTVSQSDGLTLGQALALWMSGREQLVPRDLVYPPDKSKEQVDKANNADFKNSEEDAEYAALSYLKYPKAVTVQAVADPGPSAGQLRPGDAIDMVNGIPVANVEEFTSLLKKTKPGDHVVLDYRRKNAGIGVTTITLGSNKDRDYGYLGTTVLNAPWAPFAIDFNLANIGGPSAGLMFSLAVVDKLTDGNLNGGKFVAGTGTIGDDGKVGPIGGITHKMLAAREAGATVFMVPAENCAEAVSAHLDGLSLIKVENLTGAVDALHAVSAGGEPPRC
- a CDS encoding UPF0182 family protein, producing MGMRPAARMPKLTRRSRILVGIALLIVGLLMVGPRLVDAYVDWLWFGEVGFRSVFSTVLVTRLVVFLVAGVFIGAVAFGGMALAYRSRPVFVPASGPNDPVARYRATVLSRLRLFAIGVPAFIGLLAGFVAQTYWVRVQLFLHGGSFGITDPEFGKDLGFYAFDLPFYRLVLGYLFVGVFLMLVGNLLGHYVFGGIRLSGRQGALSRAARMQLVSLVGILVLLKAVAYWFDRYELLSHTRAGKPFTGAGYTDINAVLPAKLILLAIAVICAVAVFSALVLRDLRIPAIGLVLLLLSSVIVGAGWPMLVEQFSVKPNAAQKERDYISRSITATRDAYGLTGDAVTYRDYSGNAPATAEQVAADRATTSNIRLLDPTIVGPAFTQFQQGKNFYSFPDQLSIDRYNGPDGKLRDFVVAARELNPDRLIDNQRDWINKHSVYTHGNGFIASPANTVRGIANDPNQNGGYPEFLASVVGANGAAVSPGPAPLDQPRVYFGPVIASAPSDYAIVGKNGADREYDYETNTETKNYTYGGTGGVDIGNWLARSVFAAKFAERNFLFSSVIGPNSKILFNRDPAHRVEAVAPWLTTDSTVYPAIVNKRMVWIVDGYTTLDNYPYSELTSLSSATADSNEVAVNRMLPDKQVSYIRNSVKATVDAYDGTVTLYEQDEHDPVLQAWMKVFPDTVKPKSDISKELAEHLRYPEDLFKVQRMLLAKYHVNDPVTFFSTSDFWDVPLDPNPTASSFQPPYYIVAKDLATGGDSSSFQLTSAMNRFRRDFLAAYISASSDPATYGKITVLTIPGQVNGPKLAFNAISTDTAVSQDLGVIGRDNQNRIRWGNLLTLPVGQGGLLYVAPVYASPGASDAASSYPRLIRVAMMYNDKVGYGPTVRDALNGIFGPGAGATATGPAPTDVPAGTPPPAAVPGAVQPPAAGPQPPPVAVQSPGVPLTLSPAKAAALQDVNAALDGMRAAQQSGNFAQYGAALQKLDDAMAKYRDAK
- a CDS encoding dipeptide ABC transporter ATP-binding protein, which encodes MTVNDGAAPLLDIRDLQVAFRVQGKSVPAVRGASLTVYPGQTVAIVGESGSGKSTTAAAVLGLLPGTGTVTGGQILFDGQDLAAASRRDFEKIRGSGIGLVPQDPNTNLNPVWRVGFQIRETLQANGAAKRGDARTRAIALLSEAGMRDADKRVNQFPHEYSGGMRQRALIAIGLACRPKLLIADEPTSALDVTVQRQILDHLEGLTTELGTAVLLITHDLGLAAERASHLVVMYKGRVVESGPALQILQDPHHEYTKRLVRAAPSLASRRTGGELIGDQALPLKVGTSQHASSGPQDVVVATNLVKDFPIRGAVPFRGGSTFRAVNDVSFTLRRGTTTAVVGESGSGKSTVARMVLGLLEATSGTVHFDGKDVTSLRGAAAKEFRRRVQPVFQNPYGSMDPMYSIYRAIAEPLNIHGIGDKSSRTARVKELLDLVALPQSVMQRFPNELSGGQRQRVAIARALALNPEVVVCDEAVSALDVLVQAQILTLLRDLQNELGLSYLFITHDLAVVKEIAHDVIVMSRGEVVDSGPTDAVYQNPTSDYTRMLIDAIPGGTIELAG